From the genome of Nicotiana sylvestris chromosome 1, ASM39365v2, whole genome shotgun sequence:
atttttgcagacaagtccaaaatgacataacggaggtGCTCCAACTCTTGAAATTTCATTCCGGCcctgatatcacaaaagtcaactatgggtcaaacttctctattttccaaacttcaacttttccaacttttgccgaaatatctcaaattaccctacggacctccaaatccgaatccggatgtacgcccaagtccaaaatctcTATACAAAGCTATTGAAatcacccaaaacccattccggagctgtttactcaaaagtccaattctggtcaaattctcaccgcttaagcttccaaaactagaatccttcttCCAATGCGATTCCGAATCCTCCAGTAATTGAATTCAACCATGCGCCCAAGTAGATACACATAATATGATGCTATTCAAGACCTTACGCCATTGTACAAAGCTTAAATTcctcaaaacaaccggtcaggTCGTCACATGTATAGTCCTCGACTTTATCGAGGTGGCTTGATAAAACTGCAACGCCGATCCTCGAAATCTCTCTTTACCAGTATTGATGAGGACAAAGACTAAGGGTGGATGAGTCGGTTTGTCCGAGTCAGGAACTCTGACCTGATTCCTTCTGAGAGGATACCGTTCCTTGAGGAGTGGAACATGAAATGTTAGTACATGTTTATCGATGATCACTTTATACCCTGCTTCCCTTTTTCTCTCCTGATTTTATCTTTTTCTCGACCTAACCTATTTTCGATGGTGCAGCTATTGCTTGGTTTCGTGGTATGGTCCCAGACCTCGAAGGCTGGGTCCGAAAATTGTCCTCTACTTCCTTATACCCGGAGCGCTGCTGACGTGACCTGGCTAAGGGCCGATGGGAGGCTAAAAACCATGGTAAGTTCTTTTGTCTATTTACTTGTGTTTCTCAGCGAAATTCCTTTCTTTGTTTACGTGCAGGCCTTGGAGACACCATTGCTATGCGGCCGCCCCTGGCCGGTGAAGAAGAGATCCCAAAGCCTcccaaagaaaagaagagaaagagggaATCGCCTGCAGCTACACCGAAGCCTAAGAAAAGCACGGTTCGAAAGCCTAAGGCCGATATTGTGGCCTTATCTCCAGGCATGACCCAACGTCTTCGGGAccaggaagaagaaaatgatgatgaCTGCCTGTTGGTAGCTCGTAAGAGAGGAAGCACTGGTGCTTCAAAATGTGCCGAACCGGAGGCGACAAATGTGGTTCATCCTAGAATCGAGGAAATCTCCAAGGGAAGTTCGAGCAAAGTCCCCGAGCCATCGAGCAACAAAAGGGAACCTCGTCTTGGAGGTCATTTGGAGGGTGAGACTAAGGGGCCCGGTCCCAAACCTCTTTAAATAAAATAGAATGCCTCGAGTGTATCACTTGGGGTGATTAATGTGGATGACTCGTCGCCTGGTCCTGAGTTCTTCGAGGAGCAAATCCGAGAAGCTCGGAACAtgagaactcttgatatggggGCGAGCCACGAAGGGCATGATATCTTTCGACAATGACTTGATGGGATCGAGGATGGCCCCGACCCAGATGCTTCTTTTATTTTCGATGAGGCCCGGTGGCTCTACAAACAAGTAAGTTTTTGTCACTTGAAATCACGCTTGTGCTTTATCCTTGTTGTTCTGAGTCTAATCCATCCCCTTTTTTGAAGTCCGTCGTGCTCCATAAGAAACATTATCCAAGTCCCGAGCTGAGCTTGCTCGATGTGAGGCCGAGCTTAAAAAGATCTTGGAAGAGAGGGACGGTCTTAAAACCCTCTATGTCAAGAAAGAGGAGGAGAACAGAGCTCTTCGTGCTGATCTGGCAAAGGCTTGCCAAGAACGAACCGAGCTTACTGAAAAGGTAATATTCCCTCTGCAGCTTTGTTATGGATTTTCCCGATCGGTCTTCTAACACTTTTCCTTTGCAATTTCAAGAAAAGGGGGAGCAGGTGGAGCAGCTTCGAGAGGAGCTTAAGATGAAGGAGGTCGAGACCCTTGGGTGGAGGCAAGGCATGGACAGTCTCGCCTCTGAGAAAGAAACTATTTGGGAGCAGCTGGCTTCACTCAAATGTCAGCTTCAAAGTGTGAAGGAGGAGAGCCTGGCTCAAGGTCGCAAAATCGAGGAGCTTAAAGCCAAATCCGCTGCTGAGCTGGCCAAGGCCAAATCTGACGCTGAGGCAATTATATCTTCATATCGAGCCGACACTGAAGTGGCTAATGCCCAGGAAAAGAAGATCTCTTATGCGGCTGAGGTTAAGTTATCAAGTGTACTTGACCACGCCGAGCGATAGTGGAGAGAAACCCTCGAGGAGGTTCATGCTCGCGGCTTCGATTTCTCGGCCGATATTGAAAAGGCTAATACTTTGGAAGAAGAGGTCGTCGCTTTGCTTTCTAATGATGAGGATTCGGCCAGTGGCTCCGACAGTAGGGGAGATGAAGATGAAGACCCTGAAGATGAGGCTCTCGAAAATGCAGCTCCCAAAGAAGATGCAGTTGCCGAAGATGTGGCCCCAGAGTAGTTTTAGGTTTCTTTATTTTGCCTTAGTGTTTTTGTCTAAGGACCCCTCGCGGGTATTTGTAAATATCTTTTGGAAATACACAGGAATTCATTGTTTTAACATTGGCTTGTGATGAATCCCATTTTGTCTTTACTTATGGAAAATTCAGTTGTACAACCCAAACGATCAATCCGAGTATTGGTTTGAACTCAGAACATATTGGACCCTTAGGTTTTTTACTGATCGACATAATGCCTCTTAAGGTCTTAGATTATTCTCGTGCTTAAATAAACCGGATGTGAGCTCGTGATAATGGAACTCTTGGGTCCGAGTTGTGAGAACGAGGTTTTGACCTTTATATGTTTTGGCCCTTAAGCCTTTTTAAGttgtcccttaggctcttatacatcggcccttaggctctttaagttgggttGATTCGGCCTCTAAAGTGGCTATAATATTTTCCacttttcggctaaaagacttagtaaaaattttgtatatcttagcatgtattttttgtaCCTATTCGGGTTTTTCGAAGGTTCGACGTATCAGAACCTTATTAGTAATTAGTTTGTGTAAACATAATCGAATACCTCTGAGGTTTTTTCGAAGGCTGATATTATCGAAACCTGTAAATTATTCGAaggctgaatttatcgaagccctttatattttgcttttgccgagggtagcctgatttaaccagttttttcaaaatgtttgaaggcctttaatttatggcAAAAGTCGGACGTCTTCGAGCCGCATTATTTCGGTCATAGCCTTTTTTCTTGACCGTAGTTTTTAATATGGTCGTACCCTTTGGgtatgtcacttggacttgtttcccgataacttttgaattttttcaaAAAGTTAGTCTCCGAg
Proteins encoded in this window:
- the LOC138869020 gene encoding uncharacterized protein, with the translated sequence MSRFVRVRNSDLIPSERIPFLEEWNMKCLGDTIAMRPPLAGEEEIPKPPKEKKRKRESPAATPKPKKSTVRKPKADIVALSPGMTQRLRDQEEENDDDCLLVARKRGSTGASKCAEPEATNVVHPRIEEISKGSSSKVPEPSSNKREPRLGGHLEETLSKSRAELARCEAELKKILEERDGLKTLYVKKEEENRALRADLAKACQERTELTEKVEQLREELKMKEVETLGWRQGMDSLASEKETIWEQLASLKCQLQSVKEESLAQGRKIEELKAKSAAELAKAKSDAEAIISSYRADTEVANAQEKKISYAAEVKLSSANTLEEEVVALLSNDEDSASGSDSRGDEDEDPEDEALENAAPKEDAVAEDVAPE